In Nocardioides sp., the following proteins share a genomic window:
- a CDS encoding ASCH domain-containing protein has translation MTDSLASDADEPTAESNPEIEAFWDVAKFHARLNAAPSYFGQTPLESVTPPAWSFGATPEVADELAALVRDGVKTATASALWDYEAEGESLPEEGEFSIVLDGRGHPVALIATTRVQVVAFDAVTEEHARAEGEGDRTLAYWREVHERFFSEHKSHDREFAADMPVVCETFEVVYVAD, from the coding sequence ATGACTGACTCCCTCGCCTCGGACGCCGACGAGCCCACCGCAGAGAGCAACCCTGAGATCGAAGCGTTCTGGGACGTCGCCAAGTTCCACGCCCGGCTGAACGCCGCGCCGTCGTACTTCGGCCAGACGCCGCTGGAGTCCGTCACGCCACCTGCGTGGTCGTTCGGAGCAACTCCGGAGGTCGCCGACGAGTTGGCTGCGTTGGTGCGCGATGGCGTCAAGACGGCGACCGCGAGCGCACTGTGGGATTACGAGGCCGAGGGCGAGAGTCTGCCGGAGGAGGGTGAGTTCAGCATCGTGCTGGACGGCCGCGGTCATCCGGTGGCGCTGATCGCGACGACGCGGGTGCAGGTCGTCGCCTTCGACGCCGTCACCGAGGAGCACGCACGAGCGGAGGGGGAGGGCGATCGTACGCTCGCCTACTGGCGCGAGGTGCACGAACGCTTCTTCTCCGAGCACAAGTCGCACGACCGGGAGTTCGCTGCGGACATGCCGGTGGTGTGCGAGACGTTCGAGGTCGTCTACGTCGCGGACTAG
- a CDS encoding acVLRF1 family peptidyl-tRNA hydrolase, whose translation MPSILVPAVRWARWVENFERGHGETHWTAPGALRGVAADGSTVTVGLPYQRTYEGLAAPLDIAEQAQPPDDWGILLVRKGGFAVARMAGSEVHEHKIGQRHVQGRTKAGGQSQQRFARRRDNQARQAYEAAADHAARLLGESRDLLVVTGGDRAAVAEVLSDPRLARLRQVGPWLPTPDPRRRELDQAIKDAQSLQVDVTNA comes from the coding sequence GTGCCGAGCATCCTCGTCCCCGCAGTTCGTTGGGCGCGGTGGGTCGAGAACTTCGAGCGCGGCCACGGTGAGACACACTGGACGGCACCCGGCGCCTTGCGCGGGGTGGCCGCGGATGGGTCGACGGTGACGGTGGGATTGCCGTATCAGCGGACGTACGAAGGTCTCGCCGCACCACTCGACATCGCGGAGCAGGCACAGCCCCCCGACGACTGGGGCATCCTGCTCGTACGCAAGGGCGGTTTCGCTGTCGCGCGCATGGCGGGATCCGAGGTGCACGAGCACAAGATCGGACAACGCCACGTACAAGGGCGTACCAAGGCCGGCGGCCAGAGCCAGCAGCGCTTCGCTCGTCGACGCGACAACCAGGCCAGACAGGCGTACGAGGCCGCCGCTGATCACGCAGCTCGGCTGCTCGGAGAGAGTCGCGACCTTCTTGTGGTCACGGGCGGCGACCGGGCTGCCGTAGCCGAGGTGCTGTCCGACCCCAGGCTGGCACGGCTGCGTCAAGTCGGCCCGTGGCTGCCGACCCCGGACCCGCGTCGGCGCGAGCTCGATCAGGCGATCAAGGACGCCCAATCGCTGCAGGTCGACGTCACCAACGCCTGA
- a CDS encoding ABC transporter ATP-binding protein, which yields MSNPSKTDPIEVSGLVKTFGTTRALDGLDLTVGPGEVHGFLGPNGAGKSTTIRALLGLIRTEAGTARVFGQDPWADAVAIHRRLAYVPGDVNLWPNLTGGEAIDLLLRLRGLNPKATDRDAMLQRFELDPTKKGRAYSKGNRQKVALVAAFAAPTELLILDEPTSGLDPLMEQVFNESLAEHKAAGATVLLSSHILSEVERLADRVTIIREGATVETGSLAELRHLRRNHVRAEVVGDIPAQIHGTHDLVVTDGLLTCTVEADGLAPLLAALRQADVRALTVTPPSLEELFLDAYRPQGSQP from the coding sequence GTGAGCAACCCGAGCAAGACCGACCCGATTGAAGTCAGCGGCCTGGTCAAGACATTCGGCACGACCCGCGCGTTGGACGGATTGGACCTCACGGTCGGGCCAGGAGAGGTGCACGGATTCCTCGGCCCGAACGGCGCCGGGAAATCCACGACCATCCGGGCGCTGCTCGGCCTGATCCGCACCGAAGCAGGCACGGCGAGGGTGTTCGGACAGGACCCGTGGGCGGACGCGGTGGCGATCCACCGCCGCCTGGCGTACGTCCCCGGCGACGTGAACCTGTGGCCCAACCTCACCGGGGGCGAGGCGATCGACCTGCTGTTGCGACTGCGAGGTCTGAACCCGAAGGCGACGGATCGAGACGCGATGCTGCAACGCTTCGAACTCGATCCGACCAAGAAGGGCCGGGCCTATTCCAAAGGCAACCGGCAGAAGGTCGCGCTGGTCGCCGCGTTCGCGGCGCCTACCGAACTGCTCATTCTCGACGAGCCCACCAGCGGACTCGACCCGCTCATGGAGCAGGTGTTCAACGAGTCGCTCGCCGAGCACAAGGCGGCAGGGGCCACGGTCCTGCTCTCCAGTCACATCCTCAGCGAGGTCGAAAGGCTCGCGGACCGGGTCACCATCATTCGTGAGGGCGCGACGGTCGAGACCGGCTCGCTGGCCGAGTTGCGTCATCTGAGGCGCAACCACGTCCGCGCCGAGGTCGTCGGCGACATCCCGGCTCAGATCCACGGCACCCACGACCTGGTGGTGACGGATGGGCTCCTCACCTGCACCGTCGAGGCGGACGGGTTGGCGCCGCTGTTGGCCGCGTTGCGGCAGGCAGACGTACGCGCACTGACGGTGACGCCGCCATCTCTGGAGGAACTCTTCCTCGACGCCTACCGTCCGCAAGGCAGCCAGCCATGA
- a CDS encoding phosphotransferase has translation MWHPEPGWQPLPSGSGASTVGVWAGTWDGTPAVIKRLARPHDPDPDVDSPQGFAYWCREADVSTERLLESTLGIRAARCLAVEEDGEGVTVVTERVQAAANNGLFLAAALGTFATNEVPDRRWWACGQLRARLRRVERRGGWRTLGRTTAADIADHLWRRRGHFLDLLDAAPQVLQHGDPTPANLRGRDRELVIGIDWGSVGLGPLGHDLGLLALGAREEFGPLLTAYVEAYDPTMRDQARLGAYVSAVYTAFTRADLALLQVAPGDGPLAAKFRHPSVATYLKSLQRLGPEVEALL, from the coding sequence ATGTGGCACCCCGAGCCGGGCTGGCAGCCGTTGCCATCGGGCTCCGGCGCGTCCACGGTGGGCGTCTGGGCGGGCACCTGGGACGGCACGCCAGCGGTGATCAAACGCCTCGCGCGCCCACACGACCCCGACCCCGACGTGGACTCGCCGCAAGGGTTCGCGTACTGGTGTCGCGAGGCCGACGTGTCCACCGAACGGCTGCTCGAGAGCACCCTGGGCATCCGTGCGGCACGGTGCCTGGCCGTCGAGGAGGACGGTGAGGGCGTCACGGTGGTGACCGAGAGAGTCCAGGCAGCCGCCAACAACGGGCTCTTCCTGGCTGCCGCACTCGGAACCTTCGCCACCAACGAGGTGCCCGATCGCCGCTGGTGGGCCTGTGGGCAACTTCGCGCGCGCCTGAGGCGGGTGGAGCGTCGTGGCGGTTGGCGCACGCTCGGGCGTACGACCGCCGCCGACATCGCCGATCACCTGTGGCGACGCCGCGGGCACTTTCTCGATCTCCTCGACGCCGCACCCCAAGTCTTGCAACACGGTGATCCGACGCCGGCCAACCTGCGAGGTCGAGACCGGGAACTGGTGATCGGCATCGACTGGGGATCGGTGGGCCTCGGCCCGCTGGGACACGATCTGGGCCTGCTGGCGCTGGGAGCGCGGGAGGAATTCGGCCCGCTGTTGACGGCGTACGTGGAGGCGTACGACCCGACGATGCGCGACCAGGCCCGTCTCGGGGCATATGTGAGCGCGGTCTACACCGCGTTCACCCGGGCAGACTTGGCCCTGCTGCAAGTCGCGCCGGGGGATGGTCCGTTGGCCGCGAAGTTTCGCCACCCGAGCGTCGCGACCTATCTGAAATCACTGCAGCGCCTCGGCCCGGAGGTCGAAGCGCTGCTGTGA
- a CDS encoding neutral zinc metallopeptidase: MRFNPKARLDTSRVGDDGGRGGPGGGGMRLPIPGGTTAGGGIGGLLVLLLLFVLFQCMGGLPGQPSGQDQGTQSGNDTSRVSDPDRYANCKTGADAQQDVDCARIAVENSLYNFWKTDFEGDNAQFQPAKMQTFSGAVNTACGQATSQVGPFYCPGDQTIYLDTTFFDQVLEQQLGGPDGGFVEPYVIGHEYGHHIQNLAGIMNKVRTQKGPNSDAVKLELQADCFAGAWTAGATETEDATGKVAIFTQITEQDIQEAIAAAEAVGDDRIQEKTQGRVTPENWTHGSAKQRVESFNIGFKQGVDACVPVGP, encoded by the coding sequence ATGCGCTTCAACCCCAAGGCCAGGCTGGACACGAGCCGGGTTGGCGACGACGGCGGACGCGGCGGCCCCGGGGGTGGCGGTATGCGACTGCCGATCCCAGGCGGCACCACCGCTGGCGGCGGCATCGGCGGCTTGTTGGTCCTGCTGCTGCTCTTCGTACTGTTCCAGTGCATGGGCGGGCTCCCCGGCCAGCCCTCGGGGCAGGACCAAGGCACCCAGTCGGGCAACGACACCAGCCGGGTCAGTGACCCCGACCGCTACGCCAACTGCAAGACCGGCGCGGACGCCCAGCAGGACGTCGACTGTGCCCGGATCGCGGTGGAGAACTCGCTCTACAACTTCTGGAAGACCGACTTCGAGGGCGACAACGCGCAGTTCCAGCCCGCCAAGATGCAGACCTTCTCGGGTGCCGTCAACACCGCCTGCGGTCAGGCGACCAGCCAGGTCGGCCCGTTCTATTGCCCCGGAGACCAGACGATCTATCTCGACACCACCTTCTTCGACCAGGTTCTGGAGCAACAACTGGGTGGGCCTGACGGGGGCTTCGTCGAGCCCTATGTGATCGGCCACGAGTACGGCCACCACATCCAGAACCTCGCGGGCATCATGAACAAGGTGCGCACCCAGAAGGGCCCCAATTCCGACGCGGTCAAACTCGAACTCCAGGCCGACTGCTTCGCGGGCGCCTGGACCGCCGGTGCCACCGAGACCGAGGATGCCACCGGCAAGGTCGCGATCTTCACCCAGATCACCGAGCAGGACATCCAGGAGGCCATCGCGGCCGCCGAGGCCGTCGGTGACGACCGGATCCAGGAGAAGACCCAGGGCCGGGTCACGCCGGAGAACTGGACCCACGGCTCGGCCAAGCAGCGGGTGGAATCCTTCAACATCGGCTTCAAGCAGGGTGTCGACGCCTGCGTGCCCGTCGGTCCCTGA
- a CDS encoding ABC-F family ATP-binding cassette domain-containing protein, whose amino-acid sequence MLTAKHLQVRAGSRLLMEDVTFQVAPGDKIGLVGRNGAGKTTLTKVLSGEALPAAGSVTATGEIGYLPQDPRSGDPEQLTRERILSARGLDDVVRRLRLAEEQMASDDEDVRERAMRRYARADAELHAGGGYAAESEAATIAHSLGLEDRLLSQPLRTLSGGQRRRVELARILFSGAETLLLDEPTNHLDADSIVWLRDFLKAHKGGLVVISHDTALLETTVNKVLHLDANRAVIDVYNMGWKAYLTQRETDERRRKRERLNAENKARTLTDQANKMRAKATKATAAQNMLKRAEKLLDGVESARMHDRVAKIAFPKPAPCGKTPLSGSELSKSYGSLEVFTDVELAIDRGSRVVILGLNGAGKTTLLRILGGVDQPDTGVVTPGYGLKLGYYAQEHETLDTDATVLENLRHAAPQLTDSEARSVLGSFLFSGDDAHKSAGVLSGGEKTRLALAALVVSSANVLLLDEPTNNLDPASREEVLAAIRSYEGAIILVTHDEGAVRALEPDRVLILPDGVEDLWNEEYADLVSLA is encoded by the coding sequence ATGCTCACCGCCAAACACCTCCAAGTGCGCGCCGGGTCACGACTTCTGATGGAGGACGTGACCTTCCAGGTGGCACCCGGCGACAAGATCGGCCTCGTCGGCCGCAACGGCGCCGGCAAGACGACCCTGACGAAGGTGCTCTCCGGTGAGGCCTTGCCGGCCGCCGGGAGCGTCACCGCCACCGGCGAGATCGGCTATCTGCCCCAGGATCCCCGCTCGGGCGATCCGGAGCAGTTGACCCGCGAACGGATCCTGTCCGCGCGCGGCCTCGACGATGTCGTACGACGCCTGCGACTTGCCGAGGAGCAGATGGCCAGCGATGACGAGGACGTACGCGAGCGAGCGATGCGCCGCTATGCGCGAGCCGACGCAGAACTCCACGCCGGCGGGGGATATGCCGCCGAGTCCGAGGCCGCGACGATCGCCCACAGCCTCGGCTTGGAGGACCGGCTGCTCAGCCAGCCGCTTCGTACGCTCTCGGGTGGTCAGCGGCGACGCGTCGAGTTGGCCCGGATCCTCTTCAGCGGTGCGGAGACCCTGCTGCTCGACGAGCCGACGAACCACCTCGACGCCGACTCGATCGTGTGGCTGCGCGACTTCCTCAAAGCACACAAGGGTGGGCTTGTGGTGATCTCCCACGACACCGCGCTGTTGGAGACGACGGTCAACAAGGTGTTGCACCTCGACGCCAATCGCGCCGTGATCGACGTCTACAACATGGGGTGGAAGGCGTACCTGACCCAACGCGAAACCGACGAGCGACGTCGCAAGCGCGAGCGACTCAACGCCGAGAACAAGGCGCGTACGCTGACCGATCAGGCCAACAAGATGCGCGCCAAGGCGACCAAGGCGACCGCGGCACAGAACATGCTCAAGCGGGCGGAGAAACTGCTCGACGGAGTCGAGAGCGCACGAATGCACGACCGGGTCGCCAAAATCGCCTTCCCCAAGCCGGCTCCGTGCGGCAAGACGCCGCTGAGCGGCTCGGAGCTGTCGAAGTCGTACGGCTCGCTCGAGGTCTTCACCGACGTCGAGCTGGCGATCGACCGTGGCTCACGGGTGGTCATCCTGGGGCTCAACGGTGCGGGCAAGACCACGCTGCTGCGGATCCTGGGCGGGGTCGACCAACCCGACACCGGCGTGGTGACGCCCGGGTACGGCCTCAAACTCGGCTACTACGCCCAGGAGCACGAGACCCTGGACACCGACGCGACGGTCTTGGAGAACCTTCGTCACGCGGCGCCACAGCTCACCGATTCCGAGGCGCGCTCGGTGCTCGGCTCGTTTCTCTTCTCCGGCGACGACGCCCACAAGTCGGCCGGTGTGCTCTCCGGGGGAGAGAAGACCCGACTCGCGCTGGCTGCGCTGGTGGTCTCCAGCGCCAACGTGCTGCTGCTCGACGAGCCCACCAACAACCTCGACCCGGCGTCTCGCGAGGAGGTGCTGGCGGCCATCCGGTCGTACGAGGGCGCAATCATCCTGGTCACCCACGACGAGGGTGCCGTACGCGCTCTCGAACCCGACCGGGTGCTGATCCTGCCCGACGGTGTCGAAGACTTGTGGAACGAGGAGTACGCAGACCTCGTCTCGTTGGCCTGA
- a CDS encoding enoyl-CoA hydratase/isomerase family protein, whose product MPTHEELTTAGLDFVQDGPVATITLDRPDVRNAQTPLMWETLAALGSDLGDEVRIVIVKGNGHSFSAGLDRAMLDPKAGPDSVIGLLQRTDEEMSAQIGHWQEAFTFLRDPRFVSIAQVHGFAIGAGFQLALSCDLRVVADDAIFCMKESALGLVPDLTGTKPLVDAVGYARALEICATARNISGDEAGRLGLATTVVAADQLDAATAELVRNLTAPLPGAVRETKAILQQAAARDLDSQRRVEREAQVRRFRELAELMKG is encoded by the coding sequence ATGCCTACGCACGAAGAACTCACGACCGCCGGACTCGACTTCGTCCAGGACGGACCCGTCGCGACGATCACGCTCGACCGCCCGGACGTACGCAACGCGCAGACGCCGTTGATGTGGGAGACGCTGGCAGCGCTCGGCAGCGACTTGGGCGACGAGGTGCGGATCGTGATCGTCAAGGGCAACGGGCACTCGTTCTCCGCTGGGCTCGACCGGGCGATGCTCGACCCGAAGGCCGGTCCCGATTCGGTGATCGGGCTGCTGCAGCGCACCGACGAAGAGATGTCCGCCCAGATCGGGCATTGGCAGGAAGCCTTTACCTTCCTGCGCGACCCGCGTTTCGTCTCCATCGCCCAGGTGCACGGCTTTGCGATCGGCGCGGGCTTCCAACTGGCGCTCTCGTGTGACCTGCGCGTGGTCGCGGACGATGCGATCTTCTGCATGAAGGAGAGCGCGCTCGGCCTGGTGCCGGACCTCACGGGAACAAAACCGCTGGTCGACGCGGTTGGGTACGCCAGAGCTCTGGAGATCTGCGCCACCGCGCGCAACATCTCCGGTGACGAGGCGGGCCGGCTCGGACTCGCGACCACGGTGGTCGCGGCCGACCAACTCGACGCGGCGACCGCGGAGCTCGTACGCAATCTCACCGCACCACTGCCGGGCGCCGTTCGCGAGACGAAGGCGATCCTGCAGCAGGCCGCGGCCCGCGACCTGGACAGCCAGCGTCGTGTCGAGCGTGAGGCGCAGGTGCGCCGCTTCCGGGAGCTCGCGGAACTGATGAAGGGATAG
- a CDS encoding ABC transporter ATP-binding protein, with translation MTRVWWSSPRCWSSCIVDDGILKQDTSLVMWLALLMALVAVVDAAFTVTLGYFSSRIGEHLIFDLRSQVFAHVQRQSLAFFTRTQTGALVSRLNNDVIGAQRAFTSTLSGTVSNSISVVVVGISMLWLSWQVTLLCLLMFPILLLASRWVGARLAGLTRQQMDGNADLGNAMTERFNVGGAMLLKLFGRRADEDAYFQDKAAVVRDLGIRISLIQRVFVAAMMLVPALATALVYGVGGRLAISGALSVGTLLALATLLVRLLGPLQGLSNVRVDVMTALVSFERVFEVLDLPSMVAEKPDAVKLPAEANRLVFDDVSFTYPRADEVSLASLEAVARTESRDNSQVLDSLSFTAEPGEMVALVGPSGAGKTTVTNLVARLYDVRSGAVRIGTPTQTWDVRDVTLQSLEDAVGYVTQDAHMFHETIRANLLYARPAATQEEIWSALEAAQIAGLVRSLPDGLDTVVGDRGYRLSGGERQRLAIARLLLKAPAIVVLDEATAHLDSESEAAVQQALDAALAQRTSLVIAHRLSTVRNADKILVLDGGRIVQQGTHDELLVAGGTYADLYRTQFAHA, from the coding sequence TTGACGCGTGTCTGGTGGTCGTCTCCCCGCTGTTGGTCAAGCTGCATCGTCGACGACGGGATCCTCAAGCAGGACACCTCGCTGGTCATGTGGCTGGCGCTGCTGATGGCGCTGGTCGCGGTCGTGGATGCGGCATTCACCGTGACGCTGGGCTACTTCTCTTCGCGGATCGGTGAGCACCTGATCTTCGACCTGCGCTCGCAGGTCTTCGCGCACGTGCAGCGGCAATCGCTGGCGTTCTTCACGCGTACGCAGACCGGCGCGCTGGTCTCGCGGCTCAACAACGACGTCATCGGTGCCCAGCGAGCCTTCACCTCGACGCTCAGCGGCACCGTGTCCAACTCGATCTCGGTGGTTGTCGTCGGCATCTCGATGCTGTGGTTGTCCTGGCAGGTCACCCTGCTCTGCCTGCTGATGTTCCCGATCCTGCTGCTCGCCTCGCGCTGGGTAGGTGCTCGACTCGCCGGACTCACCCGGCAACAGATGGACGGCAACGCCGACCTGGGCAACGCGATGACCGAGCGCTTCAACGTCGGTGGGGCGATGCTGCTCAAGCTCTTCGGGCGGCGCGCGGACGAGGATGCGTACTTCCAGGACAAGGCGGCCGTGGTGCGGGATCTGGGGATCCGGATCTCGCTGATCCAGCGCGTCTTCGTGGCTGCGATGATGCTGGTGCCCGCACTCGCGACCGCGCTGGTCTACGGCGTCGGTGGTCGGTTGGCGATCAGCGGAGCGCTGTCGGTCGGCACCCTGCTGGCGCTCGCGACGCTGCTCGTACGCCTGCTCGGCCCCCTGCAGGGGCTGTCGAACGTACGTGTAGACGTGATGACCGCGCTGGTCAGCTTCGAGCGGGTCTTCGAGGTGCTCGATCTGCCGTCGATGGTCGCGGAGAAGCCCGACGCGGTGAAACTCCCCGCGGAGGCGAACCGGCTCGTGTTCGACGACGTCTCCTTCACCTATCCCCGGGCAGACGAAGTGTCCTTGGCATCGTTGGAGGCGGTCGCGCGTACGGAGAGCCGCGACAACTCCCAGGTGCTCGACTCACTGTCGTTCACGGCCGAGCCGGGGGAGATGGTCGCGTTGGTCGGGCCTTCGGGCGCGGGCAAGACGACCGTCACCAACCTGGTCGCCCGGCTGTACGACGTGCGCTCGGGCGCCGTCCGGATCGGCACGCCCACGCAGACCTGGGACGTGCGTGACGTGACCTTGCAGTCGCTGGAGGACGCGGTCGGCTATGTCACCCAGGACGCCCACATGTTCCACGAGACGATCAGGGCCAACCTGCTCTATGCACGGCCGGCGGCGACGCAGGAGGAGATCTGGTCGGCACTCGAAGCCGCCCAGATCGCAGGGTTGGTGCGCTCCCTGCCCGACGGTCTCGACACCGTTGTCGGTGATCGCGGCTACCGCCTGTCCGGTGGGGAACGGCAGCGTCTGGCCATCGCGCGCCTGCTGCTGAAGGCGCCAGCGATCGTGGTGCTCGACGAGGCCACCGCTCACCTGGACTCGGAGAGTGAGGCCGCGGTGCAGCAGGCCCTCGATGCGGCGCTCGCGCAACGTACGTCGCTGGTCATCGCGCACCGGCTCTCGACCGTACGCAACGCCGACAAGATCCTGGTCCTGGACGGTGGCCGGATCGTGCAGCAGGGCACCCACGACGAGTTGCTGGTGGCGGGTGGGACGTACGCCGACCTCTACCGCACGCAGTTCGCGCACGCCTGA
- a CDS encoding SDR family oxidoreductase produces MDLGLTDRVYLVTGGTRGLGAATARALVDDGARVVVSSRDQASVDASVADLGERAIGLVADNADPAAPGLLLDAARSKWGRVDGALVSVGGPPPGKPSEVDDDAWRAGFDSVFLGGVRLCREVAAALGHGGSIALVLSTSVRNPIPGLAVSNGLRPGLAMFAKDLADEVGARGIRVNGLLPGRIATDRVQELDEATGDPAAAKARQLESIPLGRYGEPDEFGRVAAFVLSPAASLLTGVMLPVDGGISRSL; encoded by the coding sequence ATGGATCTTGGACTCACCGATCGCGTCTATCTGGTCACCGGCGGCACCCGAGGACTCGGGGCAGCGACGGCTCGCGCACTCGTGGACGACGGTGCGCGCGTCGTGGTGTCGAGCCGCGATCAGGCATCCGTGGACGCTTCCGTAGCCGACCTGGGGGAGCGGGCGATCGGCCTGGTCGCCGACAACGCCGACCCTGCTGCGCCCGGCCTGCTACTCGACGCTGCGCGTTCGAAGTGGGGTCGCGTGGACGGCGCCCTCGTCAGCGTCGGCGGACCGCCACCGGGCAAGCCCAGCGAGGTCGACGACGATGCCTGGCGCGCGGGTTTCGACTCGGTGTTCCTGGGGGGCGTACGCCTGTGCCGCGAGGTGGCTGCTGCGCTGGGGCACGGCGGCTCGATCGCGCTGGTCCTGTCGACATCGGTGCGCAACCCGATCCCTGGTCTCGCCGTCTCCAACGGCCTGCGGCCCGGGTTGGCGATGTTCGCCAAGGACCTGGCCGACGAGGTCGGCGCGCGCGGGATCCGGGTCAACGGTCTGCTGCCTGGACGAATCGCGACCGATCGGGTGCAGGAACTCGACGAGGCCACGGGAGACCCGGCCGCCGCCAAGGCGCGTCAACTCGAGTCCATCCCGTTGGGTCGCTATGGCGAGCCCGACGAGTTCGGTCGCGTCGCGGCGTTCGTACTCTCGCCGGCCGCGTCACTGCTGACGGGCGTGATGCTCCCCGTCGACGGAGGTATCTCCCGCTCGCTCTGA
- a CDS encoding SURF1 family protein: protein MRSWRFLLSTRWVVFALIVALLAYLAWWLGEWQFGRLDQRRHDNAVIERNEKAAPEPVDDVLAAGRAVSADDEWRLITATGTYDTDDTIIVRYRTRKGTSGVEVVVPLVTAHGTALLVDRGWMRTENTGSGSVAAPEPPSGEVTIEGWVRADATGRGTEVDDRSTRAISSEEIGAALDREVYGGFLELKSEDPPPAEALRPVELPDLGEGPHFFYGLQWWFFGVLAVFGFGYLLYDEWRGNGPVKRERGAPSSGRRPTFRDRLDAWTAPPDDDLPPDDDLPPDSERAGDTSVDGEHHARQQ from the coding sequence GTGCGATCCTGGCGCTTCCTCCTGTCCACCCGCTGGGTCGTGTTCGCCCTGATCGTGGCTCTGCTGGCCTACCTGGCCTGGTGGTTGGGCGAGTGGCAGTTCGGCCGTCTCGACCAGCGTCGCCACGACAACGCCGTGATCGAACGCAACGAGAAGGCCGCACCCGAGCCGGTGGACGACGTCCTGGCGGCAGGTCGTGCGGTCAGCGCCGATGACGAGTGGCGACTGATCACCGCGACCGGGACCTATGACACCGACGACACGATCATCGTGCGCTATCGCACCCGCAAGGGCACCTCGGGGGTGGAGGTCGTGGTGCCACTCGTGACCGCGCACGGCACGGCCCTTCTGGTCGACCGCGGCTGGATGCGTACGGAGAACACCGGCTCGGGCAGCGTCGCGGCACCAGAGCCGCCGAGCGGCGAGGTGACCATCGAGGGGTGGGTACGTGCCGACGCGACCGGTCGCGGCACCGAGGTAGACGATCGTTCGACCCGTGCCATCTCGAGCGAGGAGATCGGTGCGGCTCTCGACCGCGAGGTCTATGGCGGCTTCCTCGAACTCAAGAGCGAGGATCCCCCACCCGCCGAGGCTCTGCGCCCCGTCGAGTTGCCCGACCTCGGCGAGGGACCGCACTTCTTCTACGGTCTGCAGTGGTGGTTCTTCGGCGTGCTGGCGGTGTTCGGTTTCGGCTATCTGTTGTACGACGAGTGGCGCGGCAACGGGCCCGTCAAGCGCGAGCGTGGCGCACCTTCGTCCGGCCGACGGCCGACCTTCCGCGACCGCCTCGACGCGTGGACCGCGCCCCCGGACGACGACCTGCCCCCGGACGACGACCTGCCGCCGGACTCAGAGCGAGCGGGAGATACCTCCGTCGACGGGGAGCATCACGCCCGTCAGCAGTGA
- the moaA gene encoding GTP 3',8-cyclase MoaA produces MKLEDRFGRVATDLRVSLTDRCNLRCTYCMPAEGLDWLPDESVLTDDEIVRLIGVGITQLGIEEVRFTGGEPLVRRGLVGIVAGVRSLNADVEMSLTTNALGLSRQAGALAEAGLNRVNVSLDSIRHEAFREITRRDRLHDVLEGLQAAHAAGLGPVKVNAVLMRGINDDQAPELLQWAIDHGYELRFIEQMPLDAQHQWNRTNMITADEIFERLSTEFTLTPHGEPRGSAPAELFDVDGGPATVGVIASVTRPFCGDCDRVRLTADGQIRNCLFAREESDLRTALRSGATDLELAERWVIAMRGKRAGHGIDDPSFLQPDRPMSAIGG; encoded by the coding sequence GTGAAGTTGGAGGACCGATTCGGCCGGGTGGCCACCGACCTGCGGGTGTCATTGACCGACCGCTGCAACCTGCGCTGCACCTATTGCATGCCGGCGGAGGGTCTGGACTGGCTGCCCGACGAGTCGGTGCTGACCGACGACGAGATCGTCCGGTTGATCGGCGTCGGGATCACCCAACTCGGCATCGAAGAGGTCCGTTTCACCGGGGGCGAGCCGCTGGTACGTCGCGGACTGGTGGGGATCGTCGCGGGCGTACGCTCCCTGAACGCGGACGTGGAGATGTCGCTCACCACCAATGCGCTGGGACTTTCGCGTCAGGCGGGGGCGCTGGCCGAGGCCGGGCTCAACCGGGTCAACGTGTCTCTCGATTCGATCCGGCACGAGGCGTTTCGTGAGATCACCCGGCGCGACCGGCTGCACGATGTCCTCGAAGGCCTCCAAGCCGCGCACGCCGCCGGGCTCGGTCCGGTCAAGGTCAATGCCGTGCTGATGCGCGGCATCAACGACGACCAGGCCCCGGAGTTGCTGCAGTGGGCGATCGACCACGGCTATGAGTTGCGCTTCATCGAGCAGATGCCCCTGGACGCCCAGCACCAGTGGAACCGCACCAACATGATCACCGCCGACGAGATCTTCGAGCGGCTCTCCACCGAGTTCACGCTGACCCCGCACGGAGAGCCGCGTGGCAGTGCTCCGGCGGAGCTGTTCGACGTCGATGGCGGGCCTGCGACGGTCGGGGTGATCGCTTCGGTGACACGACCGTTCTGCGGTGACTGCGATCGCGTACGCCTGACTGCCGACGGTCAGATCCGCAACTGTCTGTTCGCGCGTGAGGAGTCCGACCTGCGTACGGCGTTGCGCTCGGGCGCCACCGATCTCGAACTGGCCGAACGCTGGGTCATCGCCATGCGCGGCAAGCGGGCCGGTCACGGGATCGACGACCCGTCGTTCCTCCAGCCGGACCGGCCGATGTCGGCGATCGGCGGCTAG